From one Lineus longissimus chromosome 3, tnLinLong1.2, whole genome shotgun sequence genomic stretch:
- the LOC135485741 gene encoding uncharacterized protein LOC135485741, whose product MERLKELTQLGKEMGLTAKDLKAFVTEQQNAEREERVSEREKEREEREAERREKEREQKDREREEDRKERELEHQRRLELLQEQQKLAVSTAKTTTSTTKVTPKTPRLPTFDETKDDMDAYLHRFERYAEAQSWDKDQWGVNLGALLKGKALEVYSRLSSTEAMDFQKLKEALLVRFDLTVDGFQKRFRSAKPDAGETFGQFTTRLRNYLDRWQELAKASATFEGIVDLFMREQFLRVCAPELKLFLRERVPNSVKGMAILADQYREARGGNILNILYRPRATVGPDPRQPEQVKQVSLRNTPTANSAGNRSDSSFGQKQGSFYKDTRKCNYCGKIGHIARFCHTRLAAASMRAEGQPTEMDSSGGEASDHEVSYCMGVTPTTGSVLNSVTGGNPTLISTNCSSSITHTGGGLNSMPVHSGKIDGHPAVLRVLRDTGCSGVVIRKDLVDPARYLGTTQRCTLIDGSTLTVPMAAVAVDTPFYKGKVEAMCMEKPLYDIIIGNIEGAREPGDPDLDWTVAAVLTRAQKKREKMDLKPLRVPKIVGDLEDKEIFRIEQATDPSLTKFHQYAKDGTQKRNKYGAVTSYRYKKSLLYRKFVSPRVDNGKEYLQLLLPVKFRVKVMYLAHDSLMAGHLGRRKTYHRVLDEFYWPGIQSEVTRYCRSCDLCQRFIPKGRVLKVPLGKMPLMGSPFERVALDLIGPLFPPTDRGNRYILTFMDYATRYPEAIALPKIETERVAEALVDIYSRLGVAEEILTELGSQFIADLMKEVSRLLSFQRTTTTPYHPQCNGLVEKFNGTLKQMLKKMCAERPKDWDRYINPLLFAYREVPQDSTGFSPFELLYGRSVRGPLSILRQLWSQEDLDQEVKTTYQYVFDLRNRLEETLKLAQDNLKGAAKKQKQYFDKRTRVRQMSEGDEALVLLPINANKLLMQWRGPYKVVKKINAMDYRLMMDGKERTFHINMLKQYIPRARDQVAVVVEDGEEQCAVVLESVEAEPPEVETQLPRLEDQVVDKVGETMEDVHICGDLRPEQIEEVKEILCSYQDVLTDSPGRTTVLSHDVRLTTSDPVRVRPYPIPFSMVEVVKHEIENMLDMGVIEPCDSPYSSPVVIVKKKDGSNRFCIDFRRINQITVFDPEPMADVESIFAKLAGCKYISKFDLSKGYWQVPLTEQAKEVSSFSVPFGHFRFKVMPFGMVNAPATFNRLMRVVLKGAESADNFMDDVMLGTIPWSEHLRAIVDLLTRLRDAGLTARPSKIYIGYSSLDCLGHVVGNDSLAPMLDKLEAIEQAPVPTTKKQVRSFLGLSGFYRKFIPHYSELASPLTDLTKKGQPNKVGWSEVQETAFRKLKRALCSKPILRLPALNEMFILRTDASDKGLGAVLLQVVDGVKLPIAYASKKLLPREQNYATVELECLAVVWGVHKFHRYLYGVEFILETDHQPLTFLKRNKASNSRLMRWALLLQPYRFNVRAIRGVDNVGADYLSRT is encoded by the coding sequence ATGGAAAGATTGAAGGAGCTTACCCAGTTGGGAAAAGAGATGGGGTTAACCGCCAAGGATTTGAAGGCATTTGTGACggaacagcaaaatgctgagCGAGAAGAACGGGTGTCCGAGAGGGAGAAAGAACGAGAGGAGAGAGAGGCTGAGAGGAGAGAGAAAGAGAGGGAGCAGAAGGATCGTGAGCGTGAGGAAGATAGGAAGGAACGAGAACTTGAGCATCAGCGGCGGTTGGAATTATTACAGGAGCAACAGAAACTGGCAGTGTCAACAGCTAAGACCACCACCAGCACCACCAAAGTTACGCCAAAGACTCCGAGACTTCCCACATTTGACGAGACAAAGGATGACATGGATGCCTATCTTCATCGTTTTGAGCGTTATGCAGAGGCCCAATCGTGGGACAAAGACCAATGGGGTGTAAATCTTGGGGCCCTGCTGAAGGGAAAAGCATTAGAGGTCTACTCCCGCCTCTCATCGACTGAGGCCATGGATTTCCAGAAGTTGAAGGAGGCGCTGTTGGTCCGTTTTGATTTGACCGTGGATGGTTTTCAGAAGAGGTTTCGGTCAGCCAAGCCAGACGCAGGGGAAACCTTTGGACAGTTTACCACTCGCCTAAGGAACTATTTAGACCGATGGCAGGAGTTGGCGAAAGCGAGTGCAACTTTTGAGGGAATCGTTGACCTGTTTATGCGAGAACAGTTTCTCCGTGTCTGTGCACCAGAGTTAAAGCTATTCTTACGGGAGAGAGTCCCAAACTCTGTCAAGGGTATGGCAATATTAGCTGATCAGTACAGAGAGGCAAGGGGAGGTAACATCCTGAATATTCTTTACCGGCCTAGAGCAACGGTCGGGCCAGATCCCAGGCAGCCTGAACAAGTAAAGCAGGTCTCTTTGAGGAACACTCCAACTGCTAACAGTGCTGGAAACAGATCAGATTCATCATTTGGTCAGAAACAGGGTAGCTTTTATAAGGATACGAGGAAATGTAACTACTGTGGTAAAATTGGTCACATAGCCAGGTTTTGTCATACTCGACTTGCAGCAGCAAGTATGAGAGCTGAGGGACAGCCTACTGAGATGGATTCCAGCGGGGGTGAAGCCTCTGATCATGAGGTGTCATACTGTATGGGAGTGACTCCAACGACGGGTTCAGTTCTCAATTCCGTCACTGGTGGGAACCCAACCCTCATATCCACAAACTGCTCATCGTCAATTACTCACACAGGTGGTGGCCTGAATAGTATGCCGGTCCACTCAGGGAAAATTGACGGACATCCCGCGGTGCTAAGGGTGTTGAGAGACACTGGGTGCAGTGGAGTTGTTATTAGGAAGGACTTGGTTGATCCGGCCCGTTACTTAGGAACGACTCAGCGATGTACCCTCATAGATGGATCGACCTTGACAGTTCCGATGGCTGCAGTGGCCGTTGACACACCCTTCTATAAGGGGAAGGTTGAGGCGATGTGCATGGAGAAGCCGTTGTATGACATCATAATTGGTAACATCGAAGGGGCAAGGGAACCCGGAGACCCGGATCTCGATTGGACAGTTGCAGCGGTATTGACTCGAGCACAGAAAAAGCGTGAGAAGATGGATTTGAAGCCACTTAGAGTACCGAAAATAGTGGGTGATCTGGAAGACAAGGAAATATTCCGGATCGAACAGGCAACTGATCCTTCACTTACCAAGTTCCACCAATATGCAAAGGATGGAACGCAAAAGCGGAACAAGTATGGGGCGGTGACATCTTACAGATATAAGAAATCGCTGTTGTATCGAAAGTTTGTTTCGCCAAGAGTGGACAATGGAAAGGAGTATCTTCAGCTCCTGCTGCCAGTGAAGTTCCGTGTCAAGGTGATGTACTTGGCCCATGACTCTCTCATGGCAGGGCATTTAGGCCGCAGGAAGACCTATCATCGAGTATTGGACGAGTTCTACTGGCCTGGGATACAGTCAGAAGTGACTCGTTACTGCCGTTCCTGTGACCTATGCCAGCGCTTTATCCCGAAGGGCAGGGTTCTAAAGGTACCACTAGGAAAGATGCCGTTGATGGGTTCACCTTTTGAGCGTGTGGCTCTGGATTTGATTGGACCCCTGTTTCCGCCAACTGACAGAGGCAACCGCTACATCCTTACATTCATGGACTACGCAACCAGGTACCCGGAAGCAATCGCACTACCTAAGATTGAGACAGAACGGGTGGCGGAGGCTTTAGTTGATATTTACAGTCGACTGGGTGTGGCTGAAGAAATACTGACCGAATTAGGTTCGCAGTTTATCGCTGATTTGATGAAAGAAGTGAGCAGACTACTATCTTTCCAGCGAACTACAACTACACCATACCATCCCCAGTGTAATGGCTTAGTGGAGAAGTTCAATGGAACGCTCAAGCAGATGCTCAAGAAAATGTGTGCTGAGCGTCCGAAGGATTGGGATAGATATATCAACCCTCTGCTATTTGCCTACCGAGAAGTTCCGCAAGATAGTACCGGATTTTCCCCATTTGAACTCCTGTACGGACGGTCAGTGCGGGGACCACTGTCTATACTTAGACAGTTATGGTCACAAGAGGACTTGGACCAGGAGGTGAAAACTACATACCAGTACGTGTTCGATCTGAGGAACCGTCTGGAGGAGACATTGAAGTTGGCACAAGACAATCTGAAGGGGGCAGCCAAGAAACAGAAGCAGTATTTTGACAAGCGCACTAGAGTACGCCAGATGAGTGAGGGTGATGAGGCGTTGGTACTGTTACCCATTAACGCCAACAAGCTGCTGATGCAATGGCGAGGCCCTTACAAGGTTGTTAAGAAGATTAATGCCATGGACTATAGACTGATGATGGATGGGAAAGAGAGGACCTTCCACATAAACATGTTGAAGCAATATATTCCACGTGCACGAGATCAAGTTGCAGTTGTAGTGGAGGATGGAGAAGAGCAGTGCGCTGTGGTTTTAGAGAGTGTTGAGGCAGAACCCCCAGAGGTAGAGACTCAGCTACCAAGGTTAGAGGACCAAGTGGTGGACAAAGTGGGTGAAACCATGGAAGATGTCCACATCTGTGGTGATTTGAGGCCAGAACAGATTGAGGAGGTAAAGGAGATACTGTGTAGCTATCAAGATGTACTAACTGATTCACCAGGGAGGACTACAGTGTTGAGTCATGATGTCCGATTGACCACGTCAGATCCGGTGAGAGTTCGCCCCTACCCTATTCCATTTAGCATGGTTGAGGTTGTGAAGCATGAGATCGAGAATATGTTGGATATGGGAGTAATCGAGCCATGTGATTCACCTTACTCATCACCAGTCGTGATCGTGAAGAAGAAAGACGGGAGCAACAGGTTTTGCATCGACTTTCGTCGGATAAACCAGATCACAGTGTTCGACCCCGAGCCCATGGCTGATGTTGAGAGTATTTTTGCAAAACTGGCTGGTTGTAAATATATATCCAAGTTTGACCTCTCAAAAGGTTACTGGCAGGTCCCTCTTACGGAGCAAGCGAAAGAAGTGTCATCATTCTCAGTGCCATTCGGCCATTTTCGGTTCAAAGTCATGCCATTCGGAATGGTAAATGCCCCCGCGACATTCAATAGACTGATGAGGGTTGTGTTAAAGGGAGCGGAGAGTGCGGACAACTTCATGGATGACGTTATGTTAGGGACGATCCCTTGGTCTGAGCACCTAAGGGCAATCGTGGACTTACTCACAAGACTACGAGATGCTGGCTTGACGGCAAGACCCTCAAAGATATATATTGGATACTCCAGCCTAGACTGTCTTGGACATGTAGTGGGTAATGATTCATTGGCACCCATGTTAGATAAACTGGAGGCTATTGAGCAGGCTCCAGTTCCAACCACGAAGAAACAGGTTCGGTCTTTCCTGGGCTTGTCTGGATTCTACCGGAAGTTCATACCTCATTACTCCGAATTGGCATCACCACTTACGGACTTGACAAAGAAGGGACAACCAAATAAAGTTGGATGGTCCGAAGTTCAGGAAACAGCCTTTCGCAAGTTGAAACGGGCGCTTTGTTCAAAGCCCATTCTGAGACTACCAGCATTGAATGAGATGTTTATTCTTCGGACAGACGCGTCTGACAAGGGACTTGGTGCTGTGCTGCTGCAAGTAGTGGATGGCGTGAAGTTACCCATTGCCTATGCCAGTAAAAAGTTACTGCCCAGAGAACAGAACTATGCAACTGTTGAGTTGGAGTGCTTAGCGGTGGTGTGGGGTGTTCACAAGTTCCACAGGTATCTATATGGAGTTGAGTTCATTTTGGAGACAGATCACCAACCTCTGACgtttctgaaaagaaacaaggcTAGTAACAGTAGACTCATGAGGTGGGCACTGTTGTTGCAGCCCTATCGGTTCAATGTGAGAGCCATTAGGGGGGTTGACAACGTAGGAGCTGATTACCTTAGTCGGACTTAG
- the LOC135484792 gene encoding putative nuclease HARBI1 encodes MGDFLQRIAALNRVRAVYQPRIDQRVVVRQPRGQYRDDIHELNDENFRKRYRFTKAGFNYVLNIIADEIPPAQNNRGHPIPPVIQLQVALRFYATGTFQIVCGDLNNVLQPAASRIVAKVSLAIARKARNYIRIPNDNDAIMMHHKFFEKNSFPRVLGCIDGTHVPIQAPSVANREIYRCRKGFMSLNVQGIADADMKFINIVARWPGSTHDSRILDNSMVCARFENDEFNGLLLGDSGYPCRSFLMTPFRNPHGHAETSYNTAQKRTRSVVERMFGVWKRRFPCLRTGVRVKLDTAMLIITATAVLHNIAVDLAEPDFDRDAPEPIDEELAIEGNDLLGNAVRQAIVQQYFQ; translated from the coding sequence ATGGGTGACTTTCTTCAAAGAATTGCTGCGTTAAATCGTGTGCGAGCTGTTTATCAACCCAGGATAGACCAAAGAGTGGTGGTGAGGCAACCGCGTGGACAGTACCGGGACGATATTCATGAACTAAATGACGAAAATTTCCGAAAACGGTACCGGTTCACTAAAGCAGGATTCAATTATGTGCTGAACATCATCGCCGATGAAATCCCCCCTGCTCAGAATAATCGAGGACACCCGATTCCGCCGGTTATTCAGCTACAAGTGGCCCTACGTTTCTACGCCACGGGAACATTTCAGATCGTTTGTGGTGACCTTAACAATGTTTTGCAACCAGCAGCGAGTCGGATAGTTGCCAAAGTATCCCTAGCCATTGCTAGAAAAGCGAGGAATTACATCCGAATCCCGAATGACAATGATGCCATAATGATGCATCACAAGTTCTTCGAAAAAAACAGCTTTCCACGTGTCTTGGGGTGCATTGATGGAACACATGTACCCATCCAGGCTCCAAGTGTGGCGAACAGAGAAATCTACAGATGCCGTAAAGGTTTCATGTCTCTGAACGTGCAGGGAATAGCCGATGCAGACATGAAGTTCATTAACATTGTAGCAAGGTGGCCTGGCTCCACGCACGATTCGCGTATTTTGGATAACAGTATGGTTTGTGCccgttttgaaaatgatgaatttaacGGTCTGTTACTTGGAGATTCCGGATACCCTTGCAGGTCATTTCTCATGACTCCTTTCCGAAATCCACATGGTCACGCAGAAACCAGTTACAACACTGCACAGAAACGCACCCGTAGTGTTGTGGAACGCATGTTTGGAGTTTGGAAACGCCGCTTTCCATGCCTACGAACAGGCGTTCGTGTTAAACTGGACACAGCTATGTTGATCATCACTGCAACAGCCGTGTTGCACAACATTGCAGTCGACCTCGCCGAACCCGACTTCGACAGAGATGCTCCGGAGCCAATTGATGAAGAACTCGCTATTGAAGGGAATGATTTGCTGGGAAATGCTGTGAGGCAAGCAATCGTCCAGCAGTATTTTCAATAA